In Acinetobacter sp. TGL-Y2, a genomic segment contains:
- the kdpA gene encoding potassium-transporting ATPase subunit KdpA: protein MLVFILLLVVVIVLAYPLGKYLAAIMQNREMKIDPIFNWIEKPIYAVLGTNPKIGMNVKTYSLSFVLSCLVLGAATWVLFMTQASLPLNPNNAPNMSWDLALHSMISFLTNTNQQHYSGQAQLSYLSQMVGIVGMQIITPMMGLAMVVATVRALFYKHSNALSEADQNASFSTKVQKINIGNYWADVIRPTFRFLIPLCMVWSLLLNSQGVPSTFQGGPEVQVVDQTAELQTQKIPLGPVAPMVAIKQLGSNGGGWYGPNSSVPLENPTPLSNFLEMLAILLIPVSVIFMLGFFTKRAKFAGFVFASMLLMSVISASSAIWSESLSSTATQLYAMEGKEVRFGEASSALWAAVTTQVNNGSVNMMHDSSAPFTGFVALANMLINAIWGGIGCGLQQFIIYLFLAVFVAGLMTGRTPELFGRKIEAGEIKLLAVVILIQPIVILSLTAVTLFFPELTGNSNPQYHAVSQVLYEYVSAFANNGSGFEGLADNTVWWNVSCGLALLLGRFPTLIIPLWIAARLAAKRQAPESSGSLKVETPTFAFTLIAIVVMLTLLQFMPVLVLGPIADHLLLVQG, encoded by the coding sequence ATGTTAGTGTTTATTTTACTTTTGGTTGTTGTGATTGTTCTCGCTTATCCTTTGGGTAAGTATCTTGCGGCAATCATGCAAAATCGTGAGATGAAAATTGATCCCATATTTAATTGGATTGAAAAACCAATCTATGCGGTGTTGGGGACAAATCCTAAAATTGGCATGAACGTGAAGACTTATTCACTGAGTTTTGTGCTGAGTTGTTTGGTGCTAGGCGCAGCTACTTGGGTTTTATTTATGACTCAAGCTAGCCTACCACTTAATCCCAATAACGCACCGAATATGTCATGGGATTTGGCGTTACATAGCATGATTTCATTTTTAACCAATACCAATCAGCAACATTATTCAGGACAGGCTCAACTGTCTTATTTGTCGCAAATGGTGGGTATTGTGGGTATGCAAATCATTACCCCCATGATGGGTTTGGCAATGGTTGTCGCAACCGTTCGAGCATTGTTCTATAAACACTCGAATGCATTGTCAGAAGCAGATCAGAATGCAAGTTTTAGTACCAAAGTTCAGAAAATTAATATCGGTAACTATTGGGCAGATGTGATTCGCCCAACGTTTCGTTTTTTAATTCCGCTGTGTATGGTTTGGTCGCTATTGCTGAATAGCCAAGGTGTGCCATCTACATTTCAGGGTGGCCCTGAAGTGCAAGTTGTCGACCAAACTGCCGAATTACAAACACAAAAAATTCCATTAGGCCCAGTTGCACCGATGGTGGCGATTAAACAGCTTGGCAGTAATGGTGGTGGTTGGTATGGACCGAATAGCAGTGTACCACTGGAAAATCCAACGCCGTTATCTAACTTTTTAGAAATGTTAGCGATTCTACTGATTCCAGTTTCTGTGATTTTCATGTTGGGTTTTTTCACTAAACGCGCAAAATTTGCAGGCTTTGTTTTTGCTTCAATGTTACTGATGTCCGTCATTTCAGCAAGTAGTGCAATTTGGTCTGAAAGTCTTTCATCTACAGCGACACAGCTTTATGCAATGGAAGGTAAAGAAGTTCGTTTTGGTGAGGCATCTTCTGCACTTTGGGCAGCTGTGACCACGCAAGTGAATAATGGCTCTGTCAACATGATGCATGATTCATCTGCACCATTCACTGGCTTTGTGGCTTTAGCCAATATGCTGATTAATGCCATTTGGGGCGGGATTGGTTGCGGTTTACAGCAATTTATTATCTATCTGTTTTTGGCGGTATTTGTTGCGGGTTTAATGACAGGACGTACCCCTGAATTATTTGGTCGAAAAATTGAAGCGGGTGAAATTAAATTACTGGCGGTGGTGATATTAATCCAGCCGATTGTAATTTTAAGTTTAACAGCTGTGACTTTATTTTTCCCTGAATTGACAGGCAATAGTAATCCGCAATATCACGCTGTTTCACAAGTGCTGTATGAATATGTTTCTGCATTTGCCAATAACGGTTCAGGCTTTGAAGGTTTGGCAGATAACACCGTATGGTGGAATGTCAGCTGTGGTCTGGCTTTATTATTGGGTCGTTTCCCGACGCTGATTATTCCATTATGGATTGCAGCACGTTTAGCCGCGAAACGTCAGGCACCTGAAAGCAGCGGGAGTTTAAAAGTTGAAACGCCAACCTTTGCGTTCACGCTCATTGCCATTGTGGTGATGTTAACTTTATTACAATTTATGCCAGTCCTCGTCTTAGGGCCGATTGCTGATCATCTGTTATTGGTACAAGGTTAA
- the kdpB gene encoding potassium-transporting ATPase subunit KdpB: MNHSKQSIQNQKNTSTLFQAEAWKNACIKLLPQHMIRNPVMAIVWLGTIITFLSTLMGKADLLFGLLVTFILFVTVLFANYAEAVAEAKGRGQASSLRQARQNLTARLIQHKDDTDGKQIAASLLKMHDLIEVRAGELIPADGEIIYGFATINEAAVTGESAPVLREAGTDKSGVIGGTKVLTDRIVVQITAEAGHSFLDRMIALVEGSNRQKTPNEIALGILLTVMTVTFIVVVGSLPFIGHFLNIEINPILLVALLVCLIPTTIGGLLPAIGIAGMNRALKANVIAKSGKAVEVAGDVDVLLLDKTGTITYGDRQATAFYPLAGVTESELRQAAVLTSLADPTPEGKSVVSLAKELGERIVDPDQAAFIAFSASTRISGVNLSDGHQIRKGALDAILKFASQNLENHSELKARVEQVASKGATPLVVAKDQNLLGVIELSDVIKQGIKEKFARLREMGIKTVMITGDNPLTAAAIAAEAGVDDYIAEARPEDKLNCIRAEQNKGHLVAMVGDGTNDAPALAQADIGLAMNSGTQAAKEAGNMVDLDSDPTKLLAVVEIGKQQLITRGALTTFSLANDVSKYFAILPALFVAAIPQMDVLNVMQLGSSESAILSALIFNAMIIPLLIPIALRGVKFKPSTSTQLLRRNMLIYGLGGVLLPFVAIKLIDLMISPLLSL, encoded by the coding sequence ATGAATCATTCAAAACAATCTATTCAGAATCAAAAAAACACTTCAACTTTATTCCAAGCTGAAGCGTGGAAAAATGCATGTATTAAATTACTTCCACAACACATGATTAGAAATCCTGTCATGGCAATTGTATGGCTGGGCACTATTATCACTTTTCTCAGCACCTTGATGGGTAAAGCTGACTTGCTCTTTGGCTTATTGGTCACCTTTATTTTATTTGTCACTGTACTGTTTGCCAATTATGCAGAAGCGGTGGCGGAAGCCAAAGGTCGTGGTCAAGCATCATCCTTAAGACAGGCACGTCAGAATTTGACTGCTCGCCTGATTCAACATAAAGATGATACTGATGGTAAACAAATTGCCGCCTCTTTATTGAAAATGCATGACCTGATCGAAGTTCGTGCAGGAGAGTTGATTCCAGCTGATGGCGAGATTATTTATGGTTTTGCCACCATTAACGAAGCGGCGGTTACGGGTGAGTCTGCACCTGTATTACGTGAAGCAGGCACAGACAAATCGGGCGTGATAGGGGGTACTAAAGTCCTCACTGACCGTATAGTGGTACAAATAACGGCCGAAGCAGGACATAGTTTCTTAGACCGTATGATTGCTTTGGTTGAAGGTTCTAACCGTCAAAAAACCCCCAACGAAATTGCATTGGGTATTTTACTGACCGTGATGACTGTGACTTTTATCGTCGTGGTAGGGAGTCTGCCTTTTATTGGGCATTTTCTGAATATTGAAATTAATCCAATTCTATTGGTTGCATTGTTGGTGTGTCTCATTCCAACCACGATTGGCGGCTTGTTGCCTGCCATTGGGATTGCGGGGATGAACAGAGCCTTAAAAGCGAATGTCATTGCCAAGTCAGGTAAAGCAGTTGAAGTGGCGGGTGATGTGGATGTGTTGTTGCTGGATAAAACAGGCACCATTACTTATGGTGACCGTCAGGCAACCGCATTTTATCCGCTCGCAGGTGTGACCGAATCAGAGCTTCGTCAAGCTGCGGTATTGACTTCACTTGCAGATCCGACACCTGAAGGTAAGTCTGTGGTGTCTTTGGCAAAAGAATTGGGTGAGCGTATCGTTGACCCAGATCAGGCAGCATTTATTGCCTTTAGTGCATCAACCCGTATTTCAGGGGTGAATTTGTCCGATGGTCATCAAATACGTAAAGGGGCATTGGATGCGATTCTTAAATTTGCATCGCAAAACCTTGAAAACCATAGCGAGTTAAAAGCCCGTGTAGAGCAAGTCGCATCGAAAGGCGCAACACCGTTAGTGGTGGCAAAAGATCAAAACCTTTTAGGGGTGATAGAACTTTCTGATGTGATTAAGCAAGGTATTAAGGAAAAATTTGCACGCTTACGTGAAATGGGCATCAAAACCGTCATGATCACAGGGGACAACCCACTCACTGCGGCAGCCATTGCAGCGGAAGCAGGCGTGGATGATTATATTGCTGAAGCAAGACCTGAAGATAAACTGAATTGTATTCGTGCAGAACAAAATAAAGGACATTTGGTGGCCATGGTCGGGGATGGTACTAACGATGCACCTGCTTTGGCACAAGCAGATATCGGGCTTGCCATGAATTCAGGTACGCAAGCGGCGAAAGAAGCAGGCAATATGGTGGATTTAGATTCAGATCCCACCAAATTACTGGCAGTTGTAGAAATTGGGAAACAGCAGTTGATTACCCGAGGGGCGTTAACGACTTTCTCTTTGGCAAATGATGTGTCGAAGTACTTTGCCATTTTACCTGCACTATTCGTTGCCGCTATTCCGCAAATGGATGTCTTGAATGTCATGCAATTGGGCAGCTCTGAAAGTGCCATTCTTTCAGCACTTATTTTTAATGCCATGATCATTCCATTACTGATTCCCATTGCATTACGTGGGGTGAAGTTTAAACCGTCAACATCTACACAATTGTTACGCCGTAATATGTTGATTTATGGTCTGGGTGGGGTGTTGTTGCCATTCGTTGCAATCAAATTGATTGATCTGATGATTAGTCCATTGTTGTCACTTTAA
- the kdpC gene encoding potassium-transporting ATPase subunit KdpC: MNIENDLLQNNPLGKSQLIDSSPAGLTRASIGLSIVALGLCGFVYSSVATGLGQAIFPHQANGSLIVQNDQVVGSSLVAQPFVQAQYFQPRPSASNYDPMAMAGSNMARTNPALHHAVDERLNKISAQEKIEKSAIPADLVTASGSGIDPDIGLQSALIQVKRVAQARQISEQDVLKQVQHHTVQLTLGVLGVERVNVLALNLALDRMVK; the protein is encoded by the coding sequence ATGAATATTGAAAATGATCTATTGCAAAACAATCCATTGGGAAAAAGTCAATTGATTGATTCATCGCCGGCTGGCTTAACCCGTGCATCTATTGGCTTAAGCATTGTTGCCTTGGGGCTGTGTGGTTTTGTCTACAGTTCAGTTGCAACAGGACTGGGGCAAGCGATCTTTCCGCATCAAGCCAATGGCAGTTTAATTGTGCAAAATGATCAGGTTGTGGGTTCAAGTCTGGTTGCACAGCCTTTTGTTCAGGCACAGTATTTTCAGCCACGCCCATCGGCTTCAAATTATGATCCGATGGCAATGGCAGGGAGTAATATGGCGAGAACCAATCCAGCTTTGCACCACGCGGTAGATGAACGCTTAAATAAAATTTCAGCACAGGAAAAAATTGAGAAGTCAGCAATTCCTGCGGATTTGGTGACGGCTTCAGGCAGTGGGATAGACCCTGATATTGGTCTGCAGTCGGCATTGATTCAGGTCAAACGTGTTGCACAAGCAAGACAGATTTCTGAGCAAGATGTACTGAAACAGGTACAGCATCATACAGTTCAACTCACTTTAGGTGTTTTGGGGGTTGAACGTGTAAATGTATTAGCATTGAATTTGGCTTTGGATCGGATGGTTAAATGA
- a CDS encoding sensor histidine kinase: MTDQRTNKADVLLQHTQRYQSGRLTIFLGAAPGVGKTFAMLVRAHDLALQGNNIVIGYVETHGRAETENLVAGLSITPRRIIEYQGHQLEEMDLDAILEKKPSIVLVDEFAHTNMPGSRHEKRWQDINELLDAGIDVFTTMNIQHLESLNDVVLQITGIRVTETVPDRVFERIRDIRLIDLPVNELLERLNQGKVYVPEQAEQALQRFFNHSNLTALRELAMQTVASHVDDNVRENFAIQGLAPIPLKNHILIMVDGQGHSEALVRTGCRIAEHRLAHWTVVAFSKDSKITAKQENLQSREIEAALNLTRQLGGMTETLYGQQHAKTLFDYVMDHGISTLVLAQAARKKVQFNVKPNFIDQLLRFKPRFELSIVPIAAEQKHHSILPDKGEFLSLREAGYVIVTTGISILIASLGEKYLGIEDLSVVFITAVVFVASQTRMLAAVLSAILFFLAYNFFFINPKFTLQISAHQGMITVVAFLGAALISSRLASRLKEQVTALKAANSYNSIMQDLGQKLSTAVDLQHVQDIAESSLSKNLNAEVWIYFPESAQVKTALHNISDKEKISADWTFKNHQPSGRFTQTLTENDWWFLPLLASKQCLGVVGLKFSSFQLALNSEQKQLAEVMVEYIAQAISRTQLTKALEIANVSSETEKLRSALLSSVSHDLRSPLASMIGAADTLSNYRHSMDEKDQDSLLEAIHLEGERLDRYIQNLLDMTRLGHEGLSLKRDWIGVDELIGSAVRRLKRYMPKSLVEIHLPDETLSLFVHGALIEQAIFNVLENAAKFSPEHKPVSIHVAKLTENEIEIAISDQGQGIPEDERDRIFDMFYTMERGDRGQYGTGLGLTIVKAIIGAHMGKIVASSAKNNQGTCIRMQLSIQQVA, encoded by the coding sequence ATGACAGATCAGCGAACCAATAAAGCAGATGTTTTGCTACAACATACCCAGCGCTATCAATCTGGGCGTTTAACCATATTTTTAGGGGCAGCTCCGGGTGTCGGGAAAACTTTTGCCATGTTAGTTCGTGCGCATGATTTGGCTCTACAAGGCAACAATATCGTCATTGGTTATGTCGAAACGCATGGTCGTGCAGAAACTGAAAACTTGGTTGCAGGTCTGAGCATTACCCCCCGTAGAATCATTGAGTACCAAGGGCATCAACTTGAAGAAATGGACTTAGATGCCATTCTTGAAAAAAAGCCGAGCATCGTTCTTGTTGATGAGTTTGCGCATACCAATATGCCGGGCAGTCGCCACGAAAAGCGTTGGCAAGACATTAATGAATTATTAGATGCAGGTATTGATGTCTTTACCACCATGAATATTCAGCATTTAGAAAGTTTGAATGATGTGGTTCTTCAAATTACTGGCATTCGTGTCACAGAAACCGTTCCAGATCGGGTGTTTGAGCGTATTCGTGATATTCGCTTAATTGATTTACCTGTCAATGAGCTACTTGAACGTTTAAATCAAGGCAAAGTTTATGTGCCAGAGCAGGCAGAGCAAGCTTTACAGCGGTTTTTTAATCACTCTAACCTAACCGCCTTACGTGAATTGGCCATGCAAACTGTGGCAAGTCATGTCGATGACAATGTGCGGGAAAATTTTGCTATTCAAGGACTTGCACCTATTCCGCTCAAAAACCATATTTTAATTATGGTCGATGGACAAGGGCATTCCGAGGCATTGGTTCGTACAGGATGTCGTATTGCTGAACATCGGTTGGCACATTGGACTGTGGTTGCCTTTTCTAAAGATTCAAAAATAACAGCCAAGCAAGAAAACTTACAAAGCCGTGAAATTGAGGCTGCATTAAATTTAACGCGTCAATTGGGCGGAATGACCGAAACACTATACGGTCAGCAACATGCCAAAACGCTGTTTGATTATGTGATGGATCACGGAATATCGACTTTGGTATTAGCACAAGCTGCTCGAAAAAAAGTTCAGTTCAACGTAAAGCCAAATTTTATTGATCAGTTGTTGCGATTCAAACCTCGCTTTGAGTTGAGTATTGTGCCTATTGCTGCTGAGCAGAAACATCACTCAATTTTACCAGATAAGGGTGAGTTTTTATCGCTGAGAGAAGCTGGTTATGTCATTGTTACCACAGGCATCAGTATTTTAATTGCCAGTTTGGGTGAAAAATATCTGGGTATAGAAGACCTGTCTGTCGTTTTTATAACAGCCGTGGTTTTCGTTGCATCCCAAACACGCATGTTGGCAGCAGTGCTTTCCGCCATTTTGTTCTTTTTAGCGTATAACTTCTTTTTTATTAACCCTAAATTTACGTTACAAATTTCAGCACACCAAGGCATGATTACTGTGGTGGCATTCTTGGGGGCTGCATTAATTTCGAGTCGATTGGCATCGCGACTTAAAGAGCAAGTCACGGCTTTAAAAGCAGCCAATAGTTATAACAGCATTATGCAAGATTTAGGGCAGAAACTGTCTACAGCAGTCGATTTGCAACATGTTCAAGATATTGCTGAAAGCAGCCTAAGTAAAAATTTAAATGCCGAAGTTTGGATTTATTTTCCTGAAAGCGCACAAGTAAAAACAGCGTTACACAATATCAGTGATAAAGAAAAAATTTCTGCCGATTGGACCTTTAAAAACCATCAGCCTTCAGGGCGTTTTACTCAAACTTTGACCGAAAATGATTGGTGGTTTTTACCATTATTGGCCTCTAAACAATGTTTAGGTGTAGTAGGGCTTAAATTTTCATCATTTCAATTGGCATTAAATTCAGAGCAAAAACAATTGGCAGAAGTGATGGTTGAATATATTGCACAAGCGATTTCAAGGACTCAATTGACCAAAGCTTTAGAAATTGCCAATGTCAGTTCAGAAACAGAAAAACTGCGATCCGCACTATTATCATCGGTATCTCACGACTTACGTTCACCTTTGGCTTCTATGATTGGTGCAGCGGATACTTTAAGTAATTATCGTCATTCAATGGATGAGAAAGATCAGGACAGTTTACTCGAAGCGATTCATTTAGAAGGAGAGCGCTTAGACCGATATATTCAAAATTTATTGGATATGACCCGTTTGGGACACGAAGGGCTTAGCCTAAAAAGGGATTGGATTGGTGTCGATGAATTGATTGGTTCAGCCGTTCGCCGTTTAAAACGCTATATGCCAAAGTCATTGGTTGAGATACATTTACCTGATGAGACACTCAGTTTATTTGTACATGGGGCACTCATCGAACAGGCTATTTTTAACGTCTTGGAAAATGCGGCTAAGTTCTCACCTGAGCATAAACCCGTGTCGATTCATGTTGCAAAACTGACTGAAAATGAGATAGAAATAGCCATTAGCGATCAAGGTCAAGGTATTCCTGAAGATGAGCGTGATCGTATTTTTGATATGTTCTATACCATGGAGCGTGGCGACCGTGGTCAATACGGTACGGGTTTGGGCTTAACGATTGTGAAAGCGATTATTGGAGCGCATATGGGTAAAATAGTGGCATCTTCTGCGAAAAACAATCAAGGCACCTGCATTCGCATGCAACTTTCTATACAACAAGTGGCGTGA
- a CDS encoding response regulator: MSEQNVSASAMANVLIIDDETQIRKFLDIALRAQGYKVLQAENGQQGLELLALQGADLVILDLGLPDLDGFDVLSELRSWSNAPVIVLSVRADEEEKVKLLDAGANDYVTKPFSVQELMARIRVLLRQAQNVVVESAVYDDDVLKIDFAHRQVFLNQQLISLTRKEYQLLNLLAQHKGQLITQPQILKELWGPTHQEDTHYLRILVAKLRGKLNDNAVHPKYIITEPGVGLRFLNMY, from the coding sequence ATGTCAGAGCAAAACGTGTCCGCAAGTGCGATGGCCAATGTGCTGATTATTGATGATGAAACACAGATTCGAAAATTTTTAGATATTGCTTTGCGGGCGCAAGGTTATAAAGTCCTTCAAGCTGAAAATGGTCAGCAGGGTTTAGAACTGTTGGCTTTGCAGGGTGCAGATCTAGTGATTTTAGACTTAGGATTACCCGATCTAGACGGTTTTGATGTGCTGTCTGAGCTGAGAAGTTGGTCTAATGCACCAGTCATTGTACTGTCCGTTCGTGCTGACGAGGAGGAAAAAGTAAAACTGTTAGATGCAGGTGCAAATGATTATGTGACCAAGCCTTTTAGTGTTCAGGAACTCATGGCAAGAATACGTGTTTTACTTCGCCAAGCGCAGAATGTGGTCGTAGAGTCGGCTGTTTATGACGATGATGTGCTAAAAATTGATTTTGCACACAGACAAGTTTTTTTGAATCAACAGTTAATTTCCTTAACACGCAAAGAATATCAGCTACTCAATCTACTCGCACAGCACAAAGGACAGTTGATTACACAACCTCAAATTTTGAAAGAGCTATGGGGGCCGACGCATCAGGAAGACACACATTATTTGAGAATACTGGTGGCCAAATTACGTGGAAAATTAAACGATAATGCGGTGCATCCCAAATACATTATTACTGAACCTGGTGTTGGATTGAGGTTTTTAAATATGTATTGA
- a CDS encoding transposase-like zinc-binding domain-containing protein: MIIETISYLCTRCQSANIYKNGHNKSGNAQFRCKDCGRSSVLKPKIKYTEEQKELMINTYLERGSLRGMQRLFGVAPETLMGWIKKSKQQEIE, from the coding sequence ATGATCATAGAAACGATAAGCTACTTATGTACCCGTTGCCAATCAGCAAATATTTATAAGAATGGGCATAATAAAAGTGGGAATGCGCAGTTCAGATGTAAAGATTGCGGTCGATCAAGTGTGCTCAAACCTAAAATCAAATATACCGAAGAGCAAAAAGAACTTATGATCAATACTTATCTTGAACGAGGCAGTTTAAGAGGCATGCAGCGTCTATTTGGTGTTGCACCTGAAACACTGATGGGATGGATAAAAAAAAGTAAACAACAGGAAATTGAGTGA
- a CDS encoding IS1 family transposase codes for MSDELLDAHPTDVLELDELWSFVKSRRHKIWTWIALCRRTRQVVAYVCGRRNDKTCTDLRCRIPTAYFNLATCSDYWSSYAEVFDPNTHRSVGKHTGLTNHVERFNATLRNRLGRFTRKTLSFSKKKENHEAVSHMFLLKYNQDMKDKWLTRHI; via the coding sequence TTGAGTGACGAATTACTTGATGCTCATCCAACAGATGTTCTAGAACTGGATGAACTGTGGAGCTTTGTAAAATCTCGTCGTCACAAGATTTGGACGTGGATTGCATTATGTCGTCGTACACGTCAGGTCGTCGCTTATGTATGTGGTCGGCGCAATGATAAAACGTGTACAGATTTACGTTGCCGTATTCCCACAGCCTACTTTAATTTAGCAACATGTAGTGATTATTGGTCAAGTTATGCTGAGGTGTTTGATCCTAATACCCATCGCTCTGTAGGTAAACATACAGGTTTAACGAACCATGTTGAACGGTTCAATGCCACATTAAGAAATCGCTTGGGACGTTTTACACGGAAAACTTTAAGCTTTTCGAAGAAGAAAGAAAATCATGAAGCTGTCTCGCATATGTTTTTATTAAAATACAATCAAGACATGAAAGATAAGTGGTTAACACGTCATATTTAG